In one window of Burkholderia multivorans ATCC BAA-247 DNA:
- the uvrA gene encoding excinuclease ABC subunit UvrA — protein sequence MSSSHLIRIRGARQHNLKNLDLDLRTGEMTVVTGPSGSGKSSLVFDTLYAEGQRRYVETFSAYARQFLDRMDRPQVDRVDGVPPAIAIDQTNPVRSSRSTVGTMTELNDHLKLLYARAAELFDRKTARPVRHDTPETIHADLLARTAEHDPRLAITFPVELPDSVTDEEVEQWLSASGYTRVQAQREVASPTGPRKVLDVVADRFRLHQVEKARAVEAIEASLKRGGGRVNVYVLAQAPEADGAVAPEPEVWRFSTGLHDPESDLRYAEPQAALFSFNSAYGACETCRGFGRVIGVDLGLVIPDARKTLRGGAIKPMQTPAWKECQDDLMRYAAKAGIRRDVPWAELTPAEQDWVIDGSPDWTGSWQSQWYGVRRFFGYLESKAYKMHIRVLLSKYRSYTPCETCGGARLKTESLLWRLGSKENADAVLAPADRFMPHGVDWSRAQLEALPGLTVHDLMLLPIDRIRRFFDTLTLPSALLDDALKLLLAEVRTRLKYLCDVGLGYLTLDRQSRTLSGGEVQRINLTTALGTSLTKTLFVLDEPSIGLHPRDLNRIVEAMQRLRDAGNTLVVVEHDPSVMLAADRLIDMGPGPGERGGTIVYDGTPADVRGAATLTGEYLGGRRQVAHASHWARRPVDAQTPRIVLEGAREHNLRDVTVEIPLQRLVCVTGVSGSGKSTLIQDVLYPALARQLGRPTESPGAYRALSGAEQIGDVVFVDQSPIGKTTRSNPASYVGAFDEIRKLFAKAPLALQRGYGAGTFSFNSGDGRCPTCGGSGFEHVEMQFLSDVYLRCPDCDGRRYRAEVLEVRIARDGRALNIADVLDLTVSEAAAFFAGDADVLRVLQPIVDVGLEYVKLGQPVPTLSGGEAQRLKLAGFLAESAAAGNGRRVVTQEARIARSRLFMFDEPTTGLHFDDIAKLMQAFGKLLAAGHSLIVIEHNLDVIRAADWLIDLGPEGGDGGGLVLCAGTPDDVKACAGSHTGAALRDYERAMDASAAEPADEGVPLQAALNAARARRAIEGEDVVRIVNAREHNLKALDVDIPHGKFNVITGVSGSGKSTLAFDILFHEGQRRYLESLNAYARSIVQPAGRPEVDAVYGIPPTVAIEQRLSRGGRKSTVATTSEVWHFLRLLYVKLGLQHCVHDGTPVASQSVESIAAQLLREHRGQHVGLLAPLVVNRKGLYTDLAKWAKARGHTHLRVDGEFVPVDPWPKLDRFREHTIELPVADLVVSPDDEAELRQRLDETLEIGKGVMHLLAPLDDLHHAIANGHSTARVGDVKVLSVKRACPVCGTSYPELDPRLFSYNSKHGWCTTCVGTGLALTREQRAAYDDTVFAEDRRGREQTLPSDEQEPEGVGDEPCADCGGTRLNPTARAVTFDGHPIVEVAQWTVSDTRRWIDGLRLVGRDAQIARDIVSEIGSRLAFLEEVGLGYLSLDRAAPSLSGGEAQRIRLAAQLGSNLQGVCYVLDEPTIGLHPRDNQILLNALRQLGDKGNTLVVVEHDEDTIRRADHIIDIGPGAGKRGGTLVAQGKVADLAAQSSSLTGRLLAQPMVHPLQPRRRVVAPGRRNAEAVPEHWLTVHRANLHNLRDVTVGIPLARLVAVTGVSGSGKSTLARDVLMTNLLDAVGRSVLSSPAVRRARKSAAQDAPAANRRSSVLARSAPRPALNVAHVWQGCESIDGWQHIDRVLEVDQTPIGKTPRSCPATYIGVWDAIRRLFADTLEARARGYTASRFSFNTGDGRCPACEGQGVRTIGMSFLPDVKVPCDVCHGQRFNPETLAVTWRGRNIGEVLTMEIDEAVEFFASITTIAHPLQLMKDVGLGYLTLGQPSPTLSGGEAQRIKLVTELSKVRDDVARRGQKAPHTLYVLDEPTVGLHMADVAKLIRVLHRLVDGGHSVVVIEHDLDVIAEADWIIDLGPEGGVGGGTIVAAAPPEALVEVAASHTGRALAPVLARVRGQEHGHDGSREVERAGEAGGG from the coding sequence TTGTCATCGAGCCACCTGATCCGCATTCGCGGCGCACGCCAGCACAACCTGAAGAATCTCGATCTCGACCTGCGCACGGGCGAGATGACGGTCGTCACGGGCCCGTCGGGCTCGGGCAAGTCGAGCCTCGTGTTCGACACGCTGTATGCCGAGGGGCAGCGGCGCTATGTCGAAACGTTCAGCGCGTATGCGCGGCAGTTTCTCGACCGGATGGACCGGCCGCAGGTCGACCGCGTCGACGGCGTGCCGCCCGCGATCGCGATCGACCAGACGAACCCGGTCCGCAGTTCGCGCTCGACCGTCGGCACGATGACCGAGCTCAACGATCACCTGAAGCTGCTGTATGCGCGCGCGGCCGAGCTGTTCGACCGCAAGACCGCGCGACCGGTGCGGCACGACACGCCCGAGACGATCCATGCGGATCTGCTCGCGCGCACGGCCGAGCACGATCCGCGGCTCGCGATCACGTTCCCGGTCGAACTGCCCGATAGCGTGACCGACGAGGAAGTCGAGCAGTGGCTGTCGGCCAGCGGCTATACGCGCGTGCAGGCGCAGCGCGAGGTCGCGTCGCCGACGGGCCCGCGCAAGGTGCTCGACGTGGTGGCCGACCGCTTCCGGCTGCATCAGGTCGAGAAGGCGCGCGCGGTCGAGGCGATCGAGGCGTCGCTGAAGCGCGGCGGCGGGCGCGTGAACGTCTACGTGCTCGCGCAGGCGCCGGAAGCCGACGGCGCGGTCGCGCCGGAACCGGAGGTCTGGCGCTTTTCGACCGGGCTGCACGATCCGGAAAGCGATCTGCGCTATGCGGAGCCGCAGGCCGCGCTGTTCTCGTTCAACTCCGCCTACGGCGCATGCGAGACGTGCCGCGGCTTCGGCCGCGTGATCGGCGTCGATCTCGGCCTCGTGATTCCCGATGCGCGCAAGACGCTGCGCGGCGGCGCCATCAAGCCGATGCAGACGCCCGCATGGAAGGAATGCCAGGACGACCTGATGCGCTACGCGGCGAAGGCCGGCATCCGGCGCGACGTGCCGTGGGCCGAGCTCACGCCGGCCGAGCAGGACTGGGTGATCGACGGCTCGCCCGACTGGACCGGCAGCTGGCAGAGCCAGTGGTACGGCGTGCGGCGCTTCTTCGGCTATCTGGAGTCGAAGGCGTACAAGATGCACATCCGCGTGCTGCTGTCGAAGTACCGCAGCTACACGCCGTGCGAAACCTGCGGCGGCGCGCGGCTGAAGACCGAATCGCTGCTGTGGCGGCTCGGCTCGAAGGAGAATGCCGACGCGGTGCTCGCGCCGGCCGATCGCTTCATGCCGCACGGCGTCGACTGGAGCCGCGCGCAGCTCGAGGCGCTGCCGGGGCTCACCGTGCACGACCTGATGCTGCTGCCGATCGATCGGATCCGCCGCTTCTTCGACACGCTCACGCTGCCGAGCGCGTTGCTCGACGACGCGCTGAAGCTGCTGCTGGCCGAGGTGCGTACGCGGCTCAAGTATCTGTGCGACGTCGGGCTCGGCTATCTGACGCTCGACCGGCAAAGCCGCACGCTGTCCGGCGGCGAGGTGCAGCGCATCAACCTGACGACCGCGCTCGGCACGTCGCTGACCAAGACGCTGTTCGTGCTCGACGAGCCGAGCATCGGGCTGCATCCGCGCGACCTGAACCGGATCGTCGAGGCGATGCAGCGGCTGCGCGATGCCGGCAACACGCTGGTCGTCGTCGAACACGATCCGTCCGTGATGCTCGCGGCCGACCGGCTGATCGACATGGGCCCCGGCCCGGGCGAGCGCGGCGGCACGATCGTCTACGACGGCACGCCGGCCGACGTGCGCGGCGCAGCCACGCTGACGGGCGAGTATCTCGGCGGCCGCCGGCAGGTCGCGCATGCGTCGCATTGGGCGCGCCGGCCGGTCGACGCGCAGACGCCGCGCATCGTGCTCGAAGGCGCGCGCGAGCACAACCTGCGCGACGTCACGGTCGAGATTCCGCTGCAGCGGCTGGTCTGCGTGACGGGCGTATCGGGGTCCGGCAAGTCGACGCTGATCCAGGACGTGCTGTATCCGGCGCTCGCGCGTCAGCTCGGGCGCCCGACCGAATCGCCGGGCGCATACCGTGCGCTGTCCGGCGCCGAGCAGATCGGCGACGTCGTGTTCGTCGATCAGTCGCCGATCGGCAAGACGACACGCTCGAACCCGGCGAGCTACGTCGGCGCGTTCGACGAGATCCGCAAGCTGTTCGCGAAAGCGCCGCTCGCGCTGCAGCGCGGCTACGGCGCCGGCACGTTCAGCTTCAACTCGGGCGACGGGCGCTGCCCGACCTGCGGCGGCTCGGGCTTCGAGCACGTCGAGATGCAGTTTCTGAGCGACGTCTATCTGCGCTGCCCGGACTGCGACGGCCGGCGCTATCGCGCCGAAGTGCTCGAAGTGCGGATCGCCCGCGACGGCCGCGCGCTGAACATCGCCGACGTGCTCGACCTGACGGTCAGCGAGGCGGCCGCGTTCTTCGCGGGCGACGCGGACGTGCTGCGCGTGCTGCAGCCGATCGTCGACGTCGGCCTCGAATACGTGAAGCTCGGCCAGCCGGTGCCGACGCTGTCGGGCGGCGAAGCGCAGCGGCTCAAGCTCGCGGGCTTTCTCGCCGAATCGGCCGCGGCCGGCAACGGGCGGCGCGTGGTCACGCAGGAGGCGCGCATCGCGCGATCGCGGCTCTTCATGTTCGACGAGCCGACCACCGGCCTGCACTTCGACGACATCGCGAAGCTGATGCAGGCGTTCGGCAAGCTGCTCGCGGCCGGCCATTCGCTGATCGTGATCGAGCACAACCTCGACGTGATCCGTGCGGCCGACTGGCTGATCGACCTCGGTCCGGAGGGCGGCGACGGCGGCGGCCTCGTGCTGTGCGCGGGCACGCCGGACGACGTGAAGGCGTGTGCCGGTTCGCATACCGGCGCGGCGCTGCGCGATTACGAGCGCGCGATGGATGCGTCGGCCGCCGAGCCGGCCGACGAAGGCGTGCCGCTGCAGGCCGCGCTCAACGCGGCACGTGCGCGGCGCGCGATCGAAGGCGAGGACGTCGTGCGCATCGTGAACGCGCGGGAGCACAACCTGAAGGCGCTCGACGTCGACATTCCGCACGGCAAGTTCAACGTGATCACCGGCGTGTCGGGGTCGGGCAAGTCGACGCTCGCGTTCGACATCCTATTCCACGAAGGGCAGCGCCGTTATCTCGAGTCGCTGAACGCGTATGCGCGCTCGATCGTGCAGCCGGCCGGCCGCCCCGAAGTCGACGCGGTGTACGGCATTCCGCCGACCGTCGCAATCGAGCAGCGGCTGTCGCGCGGCGGCCGCAAGAGCACGGTCGCGACCACGTCCGAGGTGTGGCACTTCCTGCGGCTGCTGTACGTGAAGCTCGGCCTGCAGCACTGCGTGCACGACGGTACGCCGGTCGCGTCGCAGTCGGTCGAATCGATCGCCGCGCAGTTGCTGCGTGAGCATCGCGGCCAGCACGTCGGGCTGCTTGCGCCGCTCGTCGTGAACCGCAAGGGGCTGTATACCGATCTCGCGAAATGGGCGAAGGCGCGCGGTCACACGCATCTGCGCGTCGACGGCGAGTTCGTGCCGGTCGATCCGTGGCCGAAGCTCGATCGCTTCCGCGAACACACGATCGAGCTGCCCGTCGCCGATCTCGTCGTGTCGCCGGACGACGAGGCCGAACTGCGGCAGCGTCTCGACGAGACGCTCGAGATCGGCAAGGGTGTGATGCATCTGCTCGCGCCGCTCGACGATCTGCATCACGCGATCGCCAACGGTCATTCCACCGCGCGGGTCGGCGACGTCAAGGTGCTGTCGGTCAAGCGCGCGTGCCCGGTGTGCGGCACGAGCTACCCGGAGCTCGACCCGCGGCTGTTCTCGTACAACAGCAAGCACGGCTGGTGCACGACCTGCGTCGGCACCGGGCTCGCGCTCACGCGCGAACAGCGCGCCGCGTACGACGACACGGTATTCGCGGAGGACCGCCGCGGCCGCGAGCAGACGCTGCCGTCGGACGAGCAGGAACCGGAAGGCGTCGGCGACGAGCCGTGTGCCGATTGCGGCGGCACGCGGCTGAATCCCACCGCGCGCGCGGTCACGTTCGACGGGCATCCGATCGTCGAGGTCGCGCAGTGGACGGTGTCCGATACGCGCCGCTGGATCGACGGGCTGCGGCTCGTCGGCCGCGACGCGCAGATCGCGCGCGACATCGTCAGCGAGATCGGCAGCCGGCTCGCGTTTCTCGAGGAGGTCGGGCTCGGCTATCTGAGCCTCGATCGCGCGGCGCCGAGCCTGTCGGGCGGCGAAGCGCAGCGCATCCGGCTCGCCGCGCAGCTCGGCAGCAATCTGCAGGGCGTGTGCTACGTGCTCGACGAGCCGACGATCGGCCTGCATCCGCGCGACAACCAGATCCTGCTGAATGCGCTGCGTCAGCTCGGCGACAAGGGCAATACGCTCGTCGTCGTCGAGCACGACGAGGACACGATCCGGCGCGCCGATCACATCATCGACATCGGGCCCGGCGCCGGCAAGCGCGGCGGCACGCTCGTCGCGCAGGGCAAGGTCGCCGATCTGGCCGCGCAGTCGTCGTCGCTGACGGGGCGCCTGCTCGCGCAGCCGATGGTCCATCCGCTGCAGCCGCGTCGCCGCGTCGTCGCGCCGGGCCGCAGGAACGCCGAGGCGGTGCCCGAGCATTGGCTGACCGTGCATCGCGCGAACCTGCACAACCTGCGCGACGTGACGGTCGGCATTCCGCTCGCGCGGCTCGTCGCGGTGACGGGTGTCAGCGGGTCGGGCAAGTCGACGCTCGCGCGCGACGTGCTGATGACGAACCTGCTCGACGCGGTGGGCCGCTCGGTGCTGTCGTCGCCGGCCGTGCGGCGCGCGCGCAAGAGCGCCGCGCAGGACGCGCCGGCCGCGAACCGCCGCTCGAGCGTGCTCGCGCGCAGTGCGCCGCGGCCCGCGCTGAACGTCGCGCACGTCTGGCAGGGTTGCGAGTCGATCGACGGCTGGCAGCATATCGACCGCGTGCTCGAAGTCGACCAGACGCCGATCGGCAAGACGCCGCGGTCCTGTCCCGCTACGTATATCGGCGTGTGGGACGCGATTCGCCGGCTGTTCGCCGACACGCTCGAAGCGCGTGCGCGCGGCTATACCGCGTCGCGGTTCTCGTTCAACACGGGCGACGGCCGCTGTCCGGCATGCGAAGGGCAGGGCGTGCGCACGATCGGGATGAGCTTTCTGCCGGACGTGAAAGTGCCGTGCGACGTGTGTCACGGGCAGCGCTTCAATCCCGAGACGCTCGCCGTCACGTGGCGCGGCCGGAACATCGGCGAGGTGCTGACGATGGAAATCGACGAGGCAGTCGAGTTCTTCGCGTCGATCACGACGATCGCGCATCCGCTGCAGCTGATGAAGGACGTCGGGCTCGGCTATTTGACGCTCGGTCAGCCGTCGCCGACGCTGTCCGGCGGCGAGGCGCAGCGGATCAAGCTCGTGACCGAGCTCAGCAAGGTGCGCGACGACGTCGCGCGGCGCGGCCAGAAGGCGCCGCATACGCTGTACGTCCTGGACGAGCCGACAGTCGGCCTGCACATGGCCGACGTCGCGAAGCTGATTCGCGTGCTGCATCGGCTCGTCGACGGCGGGCATAGCGTCGTCGTGATCGAGCACGATCTCGACGTGATCGCCGAGGCGGACTGGATCATCGATCTCGGCCCGGAAGGCGGCGTCGGCGGCGGCACGATCGTCGCGGCTGCGCCGCCGGAGGCGCTCGTCGAGGTGGCGGCGAGCCACACAGGGCGCGCGCTTGCGCCGGTGCTCGCGCGCGTGCGCGGGCAGGAGCACGGGCACGACGGATCGCGTGAGGTCGAGCGCGCGGGCGAGGCGGGCGGGGGCTGA
- a CDS encoding hybrid sensor histidine kinase/response regulator encodes MRAIARWLMQRRRARRRREFDPGWMRVYQRTLLIAGGAVLGVFIVASAAAVAWIEVSDYQAAMRARFLIDRSRLLLEMSESATLVKRFASVGDGAWDDAARPSAELAALFASRERASFRDVRDPRLSYVGQIAHDAGSRHLALLALSERLLGDGVWRHQTTAGPDHVYIVGRDGRFAALLMRTRTDAQSSPRDSLDVVQALSQTWPDAMNEVRDGDAHPERVRDGAIWLPPRPDPVTSEPMVRVASWVFDSRNAPVALVVYATRVSNLQRALGDGRAGRMLAIVDAQRHVLLQSAHASGIDATRAIESLAAFAKPARGIDAHRFGHDWLMRDRIPGTDWALVDIVAARAVLADLGPRLASIALATALGLALLVGGLLLLNRRILVPSHARAMRLKDSEQLSRTLIRTAPVGLALIDAANGAVLLCNETMDRYERATPREPLSVRLWRAFRDSHGASLSREIALEGAAGPTGDTHLLVNVTRVKYRGADALLGTVVDITARKLTEQSLDAARRAADQANRAKSVFLATMSHEIRTPLNAVIGNLELMSRDTLPDVQRKRLATAHSASSSLLHVLNDVLDLSRVEAGQLRIDAVPFDCAALLHDVTESFRPLAAAKQLSLTCDVATTLARYRIGDPVRIRQIVTNLLSNAIKFTDAGGVAVTADAVREGRLDEVAVRVTDTGIGIPHAAQAAIFELYRQADDSIHRRYGGTGLGLALCRRLVAAMDGDLAVDSEPGIGSTFSVVVPLPIAQDAPRDDADARDEGRVIACDPSLRMLIVEDHPATRVLLADQCRELGVDAQLVENGADALAALAQRRFDVVLTDLGLPDMDGWALADAIRARDADIALIAMSAHVGADDEQRCAAAGVRALLRKPVLLGALSQALGRAAPRRAGAKAYDDALVSDDTQCAMPEALQTAMRRVTLASLETIDRALPAMDVDTVARELHSLGGGFAASGPRVLGELCTALEQVVRDEGLQTFSPLWVALRDEIAQAVAAVEGDGGSQDALRE; translated from the coding sequence ATGCGCGCAATCGCGCGATGGCTGATGCAGCGGCGGCGCGCGCGGCGCCGGCGCGAGTTCGATCCGGGATGGATGCGTGTCTATCAGCGCACGCTGCTGATCGCGGGCGGCGCGGTGCTCGGCGTCTTCATCGTCGCGAGCGCGGCGGCCGTCGCGTGGATCGAGGTCAGCGATTACCAGGCGGCCATGCGTGCGCGCTTCCTCATCGATAGAAGCCGACTGCTGCTCGAAATGTCGGAGAGCGCGACGCTCGTGAAGCGCTTCGCCAGCGTCGGCGACGGCGCGTGGGACGACGCGGCGCGGCCGTCGGCCGAACTGGCCGCGCTGTTTGCATCGCGCGAGCGCGCATCGTTTCGCGACGTGCGCGATCCGCGCCTGTCCTACGTCGGTCAGATCGCGCACGATGCAGGATCGCGCCACCTGGCGCTGCTCGCGCTGAGCGAGCGATTGCTCGGCGACGGCGTATGGCGCCACCAGACCACGGCCGGACCCGATCACGTCTACATCGTCGGCCGCGACGGCCGATTCGCCGCGCTGCTGATGAGGACACGCACGGATGCGCAGTCGTCGCCGCGCGATTCGCTCGATGTTGTCCAGGCGCTGTCGCAGACGTGGCCGGACGCAATGAACGAGGTACGCGACGGCGACGCGCATCCGGAGCGCGTGCGGGATGGCGCGATCTGGCTGCCGCCGCGTCCGGACCCTGTGACGTCCGAGCCGATGGTACGCGTCGCAAGCTGGGTGTTCGACAGCCGCAACGCGCCGGTTGCGCTCGTCGTCTACGCGACGCGTGTATCGAACCTGCAGCGCGCGCTCGGCGACGGTCGCGCCGGGCGCATGCTCGCGATCGTCGATGCGCAGCGCCACGTGCTGCTGCAGTCGGCGCATGCGAGCGGGATCGACGCGACGCGGGCGATCGAGTCGCTTGCCGCATTCGCAAAGCCCGCACGCGGCATCGACGCGCATCGGTTCGGACACGACTGGCTCATGCGCGATCGTATTCCCGGCACCGACTGGGCGCTCGTCGACATCGTAGCGGCGCGCGCCGTGCTCGCCGATCTCGGGCCGCGCCTCGCATCGATCGCGCTGGCGACCGCGCTCGGCCTCGCGCTCCTGGTGGGCGGATTGCTGCTGCTGAACCGGCGCATCCTCGTGCCGTCGCACGCGCGCGCGATGCGTCTGAAAGACAGCGAGCAACTGAGCCGGACCTTGATCCGCACCGCACCTGTCGGACTCGCGCTGATCGACGCGGCGAACGGCGCGGTGTTGTTGTGCAACGAGACGATGGACCGTTACGAGCGGGCGACGCCGCGCGAGCCGCTGTCCGTGCGGCTGTGGCGCGCGTTCCGCGATTCGCACGGCGCGTCGCTGTCGCGCGAAATCGCGCTCGAAGGCGCGGCCGGCCCCACCGGCGATACGCATCTGCTCGTCAACGTAACGCGCGTCAAATATCGGGGTGCCGACGCATTGCTCGGCACGGTCGTCGACATCACCGCGCGCAAGCTGACGGAGCAATCGCTCGACGCGGCGCGACGCGCGGCCGATCAGGCGAATCGCGCGAAGTCGGTGTTTCTCGCGACGATGAGTCACGAGATCCGTACGCCGCTGAATGCGGTTATCGGCAATCTCGAACTGATGAGCCGCGACACGTTGCCCGACGTGCAGCGCAAACGGCTCGCGACCGCGCATTCCGCATCGTCGTCGCTGCTGCACGTGTTGAACGACGTGCTCGATCTGTCGCGCGTCGAGGCCGGCCAGTTGCGCATCGATGCGGTGCCGTTCGACTGCGCCGCGCTGCTGCACGACGTGACCGAGTCGTTCCGGCCGCTTGCCGCCGCCAAGCAGCTGAGCCTGACGTGCGACGTCGCGACGACGCTGGCGCGCTACCGCATCGGCGATCCGGTCCGGATCCGGCAGATCGTGACGAACCTGTTGAGCAACGCAATCAAGTTCACCGACGCCGGCGGGGTGGCCGTGACGGCCGATGCGGTGCGCGAAGGCCGGCTCGACGAAGTGGCGGTGCGCGTGACGGACACCGGCATCGGCATCCCGCACGCCGCACAGGCGGCGATCTTCGAACTGTACCGGCAGGCCGACGATTCGATTCATCGGCGCTACGGCGGAACGGGCCTCGGCCTCGCGCTGTGCCGGCGGCTCGTTGCCGCGATGGACGGCGATCTCGCGGTGGACAGCGAACCGGGCATCGGCAGCACGTTCAGCGTCGTCGTTCCGCTGCCGATCGCGCAGGATGCACCGCGCGACGATGCCGATGCACGCGACGAAGGCCGCGTGATCGCCTGCGATCCTTCGTTGCGGATGCTGATCGTCGAAGACCATCCGGCGACACGCGTGCTGCTTGCCGATCAGTGTCGCGAACTGGGCGTCGACGCGCAGCTCGTCGAAAACGGTGCGGACGCGCTTGCCGCGCTCGCGCAACGTCGGTTCGACGTCGTGCTGACCGATCTCGGCCTGCCCGACATGGACGGCTGGGCGCTAGCCGACGCGATTCGCGCGCGCGACGCCGATATTGCATTGATCGCGATGAGCGCGCACGTCGGCGCCGACGATGAGCAGCGGTGTGCGGCCGCCGGCGTGCGCGCGTTGCTGCGCAAGCCGGTGTTGCTCGGCGCGTTGTCGCAGGCGCTCGGCAGAGCCGCGCCGCGGCGTGCCGGTGCGAAAGCGTACGATGACGCTCTCGTTTCCGACGACACGCAATGCGCAATGCCGGAAGCGTTGCAGACGGCGATGCGGCGCGTGACGCTCGCGTCGCTCGAGACGATCGATCGCGCATTGCCCGCGATGGACGTCGACACGGTCGCGCGTGAACTGCATTCGCTCGGCGGCGGATTCGCGGCATCGGGACCGCGTGTGCTCGGCGAGCTGTGTACGGCGCTCGAGCAGGTCGTGCGCGACGAAGGACTGCAGACGTTTTCGCCGCTGTGGGTCGCGTTGCGCGACGAGATCGCGCAGGCGGTGGCGGCCGTCGAAGGCGACGGCGGCTCGCAGGACGCGCTGCGCGAGTAG
- a CDS encoding tetratricopeptide repeat protein yields the protein MYRRLLAPGLLLLLVACVQNPAATSGTVRICDDTGCSDRPKDQVSYQKKDDPDEREDPRIASLKQAAKTQPKAAYDLGLRYFRGDGVRQDSYQALKWMRDAAERGDLNAQKALGGFYLFGLEEMGSDPREAEKWLSIAVARGDKESKKLLDMARSEKKADEEDWKWRTQWRDVYYGYWYSGYPYYGVWRQTYWYGY from the coding sequence ATGTATCGCCGTTTACTTGCACCGGGGCTGCTGTTGCTGTTGGTCGCGTGCGTGCAGAATCCGGCCGCGACGAGCGGCACGGTACGGATTTGCGACGACACCGGCTGTTCCGATCGGCCTAAAGATCAGGTTTCCTATCAAAAGAAGGACGACCCCGACGAGCGCGAGGATCCGCGCATCGCCTCGCTGAAGCAGGCTGCGAAAACCCAACCGAAGGCCGCCTACGATCTCGGCCTGCGTTATTTCCGCGGCGACGGTGTGCGCCAGGACAGCTATCAGGCGCTCAAATGGATGCGCGACGCTGCCGAGCGCGGCGATCTCAATGCGCAGAAGGCGCTCGGCGGCTTCTATCTGTTCGGTCTCGAGGAAATGGGCTCCGATCCGCGCGAAGCGGAAAAGTGGCTGTCGATCGCGGTTGCCCGAGGCGACAAGGAATCGAAGAAGCTGCTCGACATGGCGCGCAGCGAGAAGAAGGCCGACGAGGAAGACTGGAAATGGCGCACGCAATGGCGTGACGTCTATTACGGCTACTGGTACTCGGGCTATCCGTACTACGGCGTCTGGCGACAGACGTACTGGTACGGCTATTGA
- a CDS encoding response regulator transcription factor, producing MNEFSVRVVIADDHPVSVHGMKAALSAMPTIEIVAVTSDTTSLVDMLDAHACDVLVLDYVMPSGKYGDGQTLLSYLSRRFPTLRYVTVTMLNSPAVFRALQELGVNSIVSKSDPMSHLIAAIHAAHSGGRYLSPTIASLLERTESAAGATLSKRETEIVRLFREGYKVTEIAEKLHRSKKTISAQKLAAMRKLGVTSDAELIRADGLPMAGEPDDSGPAV from the coding sequence ATGAACGAATTTTCGGTGCGAGTCGTTATCGCGGACGACCATCCGGTGTCGGTGCACGGCATGAAAGCGGCGCTGAGCGCGATGCCGACGATCGAGATCGTGGCTGTCACGAGCGATACGACGTCGTTGGTCGACATGCTCGACGCACACGCGTGCGACGTGCTGGTGCTCGACTACGTGATGCCGAGCGGCAAATACGGCGACGGTCAGACGCTGCTGTCGTATCTGAGCCGCCGCTTCCCGACTCTGCGTTACGTGACCGTGACGATGCTCAATTCGCCGGCCGTGTTCCGCGCGCTGCAGGAACTCGGCGTGAACAGCATCGTCAGCAAGTCGGATCCGATGTCGCATCTGATCGCCGCGATTCACGCGGCCCATTCGGGCGGGCGCTATCTGTCGCCGACGATTGCATCGCTGCTCGAGCGGACCGAATCCGCCGCCGGCGCGACGTTGTCGAAGCGCGAGACCGAGATCGTCCGCCTGTTTCGCGAGGGCTACAAGGTGACCGAAATCGCGGAAAAACTCCATCGCAGCAAAAAGACGATCAGCGCGCAGAAACTCGCCGCGATGCGCAAGCTCGGTGTCACGAGCGACGCCGAGCTGATCCGCGCCGACGGCTTGCCGATGGCCGGCGAGCCGGACGATTCCGGGCCCGCGGTCTGA